The following proteins are co-located in the Paenibacillus sp. JNUCC32 genome:
- a CDS encoding sensor histidine kinase has protein sequence MSIRLRLTAWYTGILFVTLLIFSSAVYGFVHLYTYEELKQRLVQEANKIGYTSSSVALLPDRSSAINAEAADLYVQLYTFYNGSIWRSGNMEFSGLQFESPTVERALSMTKSGEFKRFSFNGASFLVYESPVVETNSRKLFGWLQIGVSTRTIEQTLDRLQSILIMGSAATLVIASTLGLFLARKSMKPIGKVTEAAEQIQKGTDLSVRIEYDGPQDEIGQLIGTFNGMLERTESFYKELEDAYAAQRRFVSDASHELRTPLTTIRGNVDLLQKMWTVAPGERADMDEEMIKQISVEAVGDISDEAKRMSRLVNDMLSLARADTGQTFELDPVPLQPLVEEVARRAHFLEKTAEWHVGELSVLNGVYVEGNKDYLQQMLFIFIENAFKYTPEGEVSLDVVLYKGQVGLRISDTGIGMDKDEVPFIFERFYRADQSRGITSGTGLGLSIAKWIIDEHKGSVEVVTRRGEGSTFIVWLPVVFAPPLE, from the coding sequence ATGTCCATTCGGTTAAGATTGACAGCATGGTATACCGGCATTTTATTCGTGACACTGCTGATATTCAGCTCGGCGGTGTATGGCTTTGTCCATTTGTATACGTATGAGGAATTAAAGCAGCGGTTGGTGCAGGAAGCCAATAAGATTGGTTACACGTCATCGTCTGTTGCCCTACTACCGGATCGCTCCTCGGCGATTAATGCGGAGGCAGCTGATTTATATGTACAGCTCTATACGTTCTATAACGGATCCATTTGGCGGTCCGGCAACATGGAGTTTAGCGGCTTGCAATTTGAGAGTCCGACCGTTGAAAGAGCATTAAGTATGACCAAGTCCGGAGAGTTTAAACGATTTTCGTTTAATGGGGCCTCCTTTCTTGTATACGAATCTCCTGTAGTTGAAACCAACTCAAGGAAATTATTCGGATGGCTTCAAATTGGTGTAAGTACACGCACCATCGAGCAAACCCTGGACCGGCTCCAATCCATCCTCATCATGGGCTCGGCAGCGACACTCGTGATCGCTTCAACCCTAGGATTATTCTTAGCCCGGAAATCCATGAAACCGATCGGCAAGGTCACGGAGGCAGCGGAGCAGATCCAAAAAGGCACCGACCTTAGCGTACGGATCGAATACGACGGGCCTCAGGACGAGATCGGTCAGTTAATCGGCACGTTTAACGGGATGCTTGAGAGGACGGAGAGCTTCTATAAAGAGCTTGAGGATGCCTATGCGGCGCAGCGGCGCTTCGTGTCGGACGCTTCCCATGAACTTCGGACCCCGCTGACCACCATCCGGGGGAATGTGGATCTTCTGCAGAAGATGTGGACGGTTGCTCCCGGCGAGAGAGCGGATATGGACGAGGAAATGATTAAACAGATCTCGGTCGAAGCGGTAGGCGATATATCCGATGAAGCGAAGCGGATGAGCCGGCTGGTGAACGATATGCTGTCCCTGGCGCGGGCCGATACCGGCCAGACGTTTGAGCTGGACCCGGTGCCGCTCCAGCCGTTGGTTGAAGAGGTTGCACGGCGCGCTCATTTTCTGGAGAAAACCGCAGAATGGCATGTCGGAGAGCTGTCTGTCCTGAACGGTGTTTATGTGGAAGGAAATAAGGATTATTTACAGCAGATGCTGTTCATTTTTATCGAGAATGCGTTCAAGTACACGCCTGAGGGTGAGGTTAGTCTGGATGTTGTTCTATACAAAGGTCAGGTAGGCTTGCGGATTTCGGATACGGGAATCGGTATGGATAAGGATGAGGTTCCGTTCATATTCGAACGATTTTACCGCGCGGATCAGTCGAGAGGCATCACGAGCGGAACCGGACTCGGGCTGTCCATCGCCAAATGGATCATCGATGAGCATAAGGGCTCTGTCGAGGTCGTTACCCGAAGAGGGGAAGGCAGCACCTTTATCGTCTGGCTCCCCGTCGTCTTTGCTCCTCCCCTTGAATAG
- a CDS encoding 4-hydroxy-3-methylbut-2-enyl diphosphate reductase translates to MEVLKISPRGYCYGVVDAMVLARQAAQNLDLPRPIYILGMIVHNSHVTQSFEDEGIITLDGPNRMEILSQVESGTVIFTAHGVSPEVRKLARDKGLTTLDATCPDVTKTHDLIRDKAADGYEIIYIGKKGHPEPEGAIGIAPEHVHLIEKEEEIEQLQVKTSRIIITNQTTMSQWDIKHIMKSLLDKFPGAEIHNEICLATQVRQEAVAEQAGQADLVIVVGDPRSNNSNRLAQVSEEIAGVPAHRIGDVTELKREWLEGVGKVAVTSGASTPTPITKEVIAYLEQYEHDQPETWEIKRTVNMSKLLPPVRVKSKS, encoded by the coding sequence ATCGAAGTCTTGAAAATATCACCGAGAGGTTATTGTTACGGTGTCGTCGACGCCATGGTCTTGGCGCGTCAGGCGGCGCAGAATCTGGACCTTCCTCGGCCTATTTATATATTGGGCATGATTGTGCATAACAGCCATGTCACGCAATCCTTTGAGGACGAAGGCATCATTACCCTGGACGGTCCGAATCGGATGGAAATCCTGAGCCAGGTGGAGAGCGGGACCGTTATTTTTACCGCACACGGGGTCTCTCCCGAAGTACGCAAGCTTGCGCGGGATAAAGGGCTGACCACGCTCGACGCCACTTGCCCGGATGTGACGAAAACCCATGATCTGATCCGGGATAAGGCAGCCGACGGATATGAGATCATTTACATCGGGAAGAAGGGGCATCCCGAGCCGGAAGGGGCGATCGGGATCGCACCGGAACACGTGCATCTGATCGAGAAGGAAGAAGAAATTGAACAGCTTCAGGTAAAAACATCCCGAATCATCATCACGAACCAGACCACGATGAGTCAATGGGACATCAAGCATATCATGAAGAGCTTGCTCGATAAATTCCCGGGAGCGGAGATTCATAATGAAATTTGTCTTGCAACGCAGGTGCGTCAGGAAGCGGTAGCCGAACAAGCCGGTCAGGCGGATTTAGTGATCGTGGTAGGAGATCCTCGCAGCAATAACTCGAACCGTCTTGCTCAGGTATCCGAAGAGATAGCAGGAGTACCGGCCCACCGTATTGGCGATGTGACGGAACTCAAACGCGAATGGCTTGAAGGAGTAGGCAAAGTGGCAGTTACATCAGGGGCATCAACACCGACTCCGATCACGAAGGAAGTCATCGCCTATTTGGAACAGTATGAACATGATCAGCCGGAAACTTGGGAGATCAAGCGTACGGTGAATATGAGTAAATTGCTTCCGCCTGTTCGGGTGAAGAGCAAATCATAG
- a CDS encoding ABC transporter permease — MAQISVEQEPVPKRKKESLLLRFAKQWDIQLMVLPALALVFVFSYIPMYGILMAFQDFNIFKGMGDSPWAGFKHFEMFFESPEFMTVMRNTIVISLLKFLIGFPAPILLALMLNEVRHMFFKRLVQTVSYLPHFLSWVIVSGFAISLLSTDNGSVNILLQKLNLIEEPINFLSLPEYFWGILVTTGVWKEIGFSSIVYLAAVAGVDPHMYEAADMDGASKFRQIFTITLPSIMPVVVIFMILAIGNLLTAGFEDILLLAKNPVLREVSDVIDTYVYRIGIENSRFSYATAVGLFKAVISVMLLTIANLIARKSGNSLW, encoded by the coding sequence ATGGCGCAAATATCCGTAGAACAGGAACCTGTTCCGAAACGGAAGAAGGAAAGCTTATTGCTTCGCTTTGCTAAACAATGGGATATACAGTTAATGGTGCTTCCTGCACTGGCACTCGTTTTTGTGTTTAGCTACATACCGATGTACGGTATTTTAATGGCTTTCCAAGACTTTAACATTTTCAAGGGGATGGGCGACAGCCCGTGGGCCGGATTCAAGCATTTCGAAATGTTTTTTGAATCGCCGGAATTCATGACGGTCATGAGAAACACGATCGTCATCAGTTTGCTCAAGTTTCTTATTGGATTTCCGGCACCGATTCTGCTGGCGCTTATGCTGAACGAAGTTCGGCATATGTTCTTCAAGAGACTGGTGCAAACGGTCAGTTATCTTCCGCACTTTCTGTCCTGGGTTATCGTCTCAGGCTTTGCGATTTCGCTCTTGTCAACGGATAACGGCAGCGTGAACATTTTGCTGCAGAAGCTGAATTTGATCGAAGAGCCGATCAACTTCCTGTCGCTACCGGAATATTTCTGGGGAATTCTCGTAACGACAGGGGTATGGAAAGAGATTGGATTTTCCTCCATCGTATACTTGGCGGCGGTTGCCGGGGTTGACCCGCACATGTATGAAGCGGCTGACATGGATGGCGCAAGCAAATTCAGGCAGATCTTCACGATTACGCTTCCATCGATCATGCCGGTCGTCGTTATTTTCATGATTCTTGCCATTGGTAACTTGCTGACCGCAGGCTTCGAAGACATCTTGCTCTTGGCTAAGAACCCGGTATTGCGAGAGGTATCCGACGTTATCGACACATATGTCTATCGAATAGGTATCGAAAATTCCCGATTCTCATATGCAACGGCCGTAGGCTTGTTTAAAGCGGTGATCAGCGTCATGCTTCTGACGATTGCCAACTTGATTGCACGCAAATCAGGAAACAGCTTATGGTAA
- a CDS encoding carbohydrate ABC transporter permease, with protein MVRLAFGDKVMMVIIYIFLAFLAFVTFYPFWNGLVISFNSGSDTAMGGVTFWPRDFTLENYGIVFQDNRLLNGFKISVLRTVIGTISSILVTSIFAYGMTKRELIGRKYYMIMCIVTMYFGGGLIPTFMLVRGLGLMDSFWVFIIPSLVSVWNMIIFRTFFNGLPSGLEESAKIDGCGNWGIFFKIILPLSGPVIATLSLFTAVSHWNEWFLPSIYINNENLLPIQTMLRQILNSNIMSEQMSNLDSASQAVLSRMQSVTSKSLSMATMMVATLPIIMVYPFVQKHFVKGVLVGSLKE; from the coding sequence GTGGTACGTCTAGCATTTGGCGACAAAGTGATGATGGTCATCATTTATATCTTCTTGGCATTCTTGGCCTTTGTAACGTTTTATCCGTTTTGGAACGGACTAGTCATTTCATTTAACTCAGGTTCAGATACGGCAATGGGGGGCGTTACCTTCTGGCCCCGTGATTTTACGCTTGAGAATTACGGCATCGTGTTTCAGGATAACCGGTTGCTGAATGGTTTCAAGATTTCGGTGCTTCGTACCGTGATCGGAACGATTTCCTCCATACTGGTAACCTCCATTTTCGCTTACGGGATGACCAAGCGGGAGCTGATCGGCCGCAAATACTACATGATTATGTGTATCGTTACGATGTATTTCGGCGGCGGCTTGATCCCGACGTTCATGCTCGTTCGCGGTTTGGGGCTGATGGATTCCTTCTGGGTGTTCATTATCCCGAGTTTGGTAAGCGTGTGGAATATGATCATCTTCCGGACATTCTTCAACGGCCTCCCAAGCGGTCTTGAAGAGTCCGCCAAAATCGACGGCTGCGGCAACTGGGGCATTTTCTTTAAGATCATTCTGCCTCTGTCCGGTCCGGTCATCGCAACATTATCGTTGTTTACGGCGGTTTCCCATTGGAATGAATGGTTCTTGCCGAGTATCTACATCAATAACGAGAACTTGCTTCCGATTCAGACCATGCTTCGTCAAATATTGAACTCCAATATTATGTCTGAACAGATGAGCAACCTGGATTCCGCTTCGCAGGCGGTGCTCTCCCGGATGCAAAGCGTAACCTCCAAGTCGTTGTCCATGGCAACCATGATGGTGGCAACGCTTCCGATTATTATGGTGTATCCATTCGTACAGAAGCACTTCGTTAAAGGTGTTCTGGTAGGTTCCCTGAAAGAGTAG
- a CDS encoding extracellular solute-binding protein → MRLRKKSLTTSMTALLAAALMLSACGGGGGTKTADPAPAGENGTSTPPTEASDKFVLGETPLEFSFYGHYNEYTMPPWGQDESSKWIKENKKVTVNAIHSQGNAQQKFNTMIASTELPDVMWMDRGPDVEKLRQADMLVPFDEYLDKYPNLKEWMGDEGLNMLRSPDGKLYQFPNWYTNQPNGNAGYVVNKKIYKELGEPKLETTDDLYEYLKAVKAKYGDQVVPYEPHVQGQGIEVLYSAFAENALTRWISIRGVPNGDKLTSIFTDPIFRESMQYSAKLFREKLISQDAMTQTADQVKEKVNTGRVAVYAASSPTENAMNAHAELTAKDPEAGYFMIWPIHKEGLDKNKIFPGTYTQLGWNVSVITKSAKDPEAIFAFLDWYTGPEGQSVLMWGPPGGYWDGFEEDGVTPKFTEKYVTDAAGLGKLQAITTNLHWNGNTVFVDTAKAKYESTLPEEQRNWSTRWQYEVTWKTQANATEYINLDPAPDSEEGIIRQRVEDIFTESRAKALYAKDDAEVLAILDKAEADAQAAGYDKLLAFKTTKWQENVAKMKGQ, encoded by the coding sequence ATGAGGTTGAGAAAGAAATCGCTGACCACGTCCATGACGGCTTTGCTTGCGGCAGCGCTGATGCTTTCTGCATGCGGCGGCGGCGGTGGAACCAAGACTGCGGATCCGGCGCCTGCAGGCGAAAACGGAACCAGCACGCCTCCAACGGAGGCATCCGACAAGTTTGTGCTTGGCGAAACACCGCTTGAGTTCAGTTTCTACGGCCATTATAACGAGTACACCATGCCGCCATGGGGACAAGACGAATCTTCGAAATGGATTAAAGAGAACAAGAAGGTAACCGTCAACGCGATCCATTCGCAAGGTAACGCCCAGCAAAAATTCAATACCATGATCGCATCCACGGAGCTTCCGGATGTGATGTGGATGGACCGTGGTCCGGACGTAGAGAAGCTGCGTCAAGCCGATATGCTCGTACCTTTCGATGAATATCTTGATAAATATCCTAACCTGAAAGAGTGGATGGGGGACGAAGGTCTGAACATGCTTCGCTCTCCGGACGGCAAGCTGTATCAGTTCCCGAACTGGTATACGAACCAACCGAACGGTAATGCAGGTTATGTTGTAAACAAGAAGATCTACAAAGAGCTTGGCGAGCCGAAGCTGGAAACGACGGATGATCTGTATGAATACCTGAAAGCCGTCAAAGCGAAATACGGCGATCAAGTGGTTCCTTATGAGCCGCACGTACAAGGTCAAGGTATCGAGGTGCTGTACTCTGCATTCGCAGAAAACGCTCTGACTCGTTGGATCAGCATCCGCGGTGTGCCTAACGGTGATAAGCTGACTTCGATCTTTACGGATCCGATTTTCCGCGAGTCGATGCAGTATTCCGCGAAGCTGTTCCGCGAGAAATTGATTTCTCAGGATGCCATGACCCAAACGGCTGACCAAGTCAAAGAAAAAGTGAACACGGGACGCGTTGCTGTGTATGCCGCTTCGAGCCCGACGGAAAATGCAATGAACGCCCACGCTGAATTGACGGCGAAGGATCCGGAAGCCGGTTACTTCATGATCTGGCCGATTCACAAGGAAGGCCTGGACAAGAACAAGATCTTCCCTGGTACTTATACGCAATTGGGTTGGAACGTAAGTGTCATTACGAAATCCGCTAAAGATCCCGAAGCGATTTTCGCATTCTTGGATTGGTACACTGGTCCTGAAGGCCAAAGCGTTCTCATGTGGGGGCCTCCAGGAGGATATTGGGACGGATTTGAAGAGGATGGCGTAACACCGAAGTTTACCGAGAAATATGTAACGGATGCTGCCGGTCTCGGCAAGCTGCAAGCCATCACAACGAATCTTCACTGGAATGGTAACACCGTGTTTGTTGATACAGCGAAAGCGAAATACGAGAGCACGTTGCCGGAAGAGCAGCGCAACTGGTCCACTCGCTGGCAATATGAAGTCACTTGGAAAACTCAAGCCAATGCTACGGAGTACATTAACCTCGATCCGGCTCCGGACAGCGAGGAAGGAATTATTCGTCAACGCGTAGAAGATATTTTTACGGAATCCAGAGCGAAAGCCCTGTATGCGAAGGATGATGCCGAAGTATTGGCAATCCTCGACAAGGCTGAAGCCGATGCTCAAGCTGCAGGATACGATAAGCTGCTTGCATTCAAAACAACGAAATGGCAAGAGAACGTTGCTAAAATGAAGGGCCAATAA
- a CDS encoding response regulator produces the protein MYKVLLADDEILDLEGMKSFIPWEDLGMKVIDSVNNGFAACEVLESEKVDILVTDVRMPNMTGLELAQRALKLQEELRIIFVSGYQDFGYVKQAIALNACSYVLKPMEDQELIDALTKVRMELDRLHERKETEEAYQQMIPILKNQYLLQILQRPYDGAILDIIKREYRLTELHWPVCVILLELDNVSTWRTGSLDSEEKLSAIEEYFTRLHKRLEQRGFEYICKVTDQRTAVLLNGGRGKEEIQALLEELKREYNYSMTVGEGRAVHQLEQLHTSYMEALDALDYKMFRGKGKWILYSEVPTEDREDVKSLDIRLDALFTAMTEYDIVRIYDELEAIQLLASSIRSKFTIRNLAVYIMVKLEGHLQAMNEELYRMAGLELKNLDILLQFETMDDIFSWLRMKAMEISEMLKNRKSTKNGRLVEEIIENIQARMHENITLRDMANRFSFSPNYLGVLFKEETGHNFSDYAIKLRMERARDLLKTTKLKIYEIASQTGYQYLPYFSRQFKEMYGMTPLEYRRKHS, from the coding sequence GTGTATAAAGTGCTGCTGGCAGACGACGAAATACTGGACCTAGAGGGCATGAAAAGCTTTATTCCATGGGAAGATCTCGGAATGAAAGTGATCGATTCGGTCAATAACGGCTTTGCTGCTTGTGAGGTGCTCGAAAGTGAGAAGGTCGACATCCTCGTTACCGATGTACGCATGCCGAACATGACCGGGCTTGAGCTAGCTCAGCGGGCACTGAAATTGCAGGAGGAGCTCCGGATTATCTTCGTAAGCGGTTACCAGGACTTTGGTTACGTGAAGCAGGCGATTGCTTTGAACGCATGCAGTTATGTGTTAAAGCCGATGGAGGACCAGGAGCTGATCGATGCATTAACGAAGGTTAGAATGGAGCTGGATCGTCTTCATGAACGCAAGGAGACGGAGGAAGCTTACCAGCAGATGATCCCCATCCTCAAAAATCAGTATCTCCTGCAAATCCTTCAGCGGCCCTATGACGGAGCCATCCTGGACATTATCAAGCGGGAGTACCGGCTGACAGAGCTTCATTGGCCGGTCTGCGTCATTCTGCTGGAGCTTGATAATGTGAGCACCTGGCGAACCGGCTCGCTCGATTCCGAGGAAAAGCTGAGTGCCATAGAGGAGTATTTCACGAGACTGCATAAACGGCTTGAACAGCGCGGCTTTGAATATATATGCAAGGTAACCGATCAGCGAACGGCCGTACTCCTTAACGGGGGCCGGGGAAAGGAAGAGATTCAAGCCCTGCTGGAGGAATTAAAACGGGAATATAACTATTCGATGACGGTCGGGGAAGGCAGGGCCGTCCATCAGCTGGAGCAGCTTCACACGTCGTACATGGAGGCTTTGGACGCGCTGGATTATAAGATGTTCCGGGGCAAGGGCAAATGGATCCTGTACAGCGAGGTGCCGACCGAGGACCGGGAAGACGTAAAAAGCCTCGACATCCGTCTGGATGCTTTATTTACAGCCATGACGGAGTATGATATCGTTCGTATCTATGACGAACTGGAAGCGATTCAACTGCTGGCATCCAGCATCCGATCCAAGTTCACCATACGCAATTTGGCCGTGTATATCATGGTGAAGCTGGAAGGACATCTGCAAGCGATGAACGAAGAGTTATATCGTATGGCAGGACTGGAGCTCAAAAACCTGGATATTCTGCTTCAATTCGAAACGATGGATGATATTTTCTCATGGCTCCGCATGAAGGCAATGGAAATTTCGGAAATGCTCAAGAACCGCAAATCAACCAAGAATGGCAGGCTGGTCGAAGAGATTATAGAGAATATCCAGGCTCGCATGCACGAGAATATTACGCTGCGGGATATGGCGAACCGGTTTTCTTTTTCACCGAATTATCTCGGGGTGCTCTTCAAGGAAGAAACCGGGCACAACTTTAGCGATTATGCAATCAAGCTCCGGATGGAGCGCGCCAGGGATCTCCTCAAGACGACCAAGCTCAAAATATATGAAATTGCATCACAGACAGGTTATCAGTATCTGCCTTATTTCAGCAGGCAGTTTAAGGAAATGTATGGAATGACGCCTCTGGAATATCGGCGCAAGCACTCGTAA
- a CDS encoding sensor histidine kinase produces the protein MAGKFERIRVKIPFGYKLMFSYCVFIIIPVLLVGQIANQVFVKSTREQTYNNIQGTLHQMSENISYKMEDMIRISDMLYFDTTFNSRLRFTESAWISYDTTINVLIPKLETAVSTANRRIWLSIYLRNDDLREIYDSYTYTDPLDSNKRLFDIYQYDRLEERSWYKLYPKEENYGVTLQWKQIEDDVSNGRISLLRRLVDISSTIKPQEIGFMRMNVSMTDLFESMDYKKIGDGTALYLSDAQGRVVLSSGGKSTNVFKEKELRKNGDLLIRKPIPQLGWDLIAVVPAQIVEKDTVKIRNLTYLICLICIGIFFVVSIVVSRYFSRRVSKIVSVLDSFQEGEFHKRVSFKGNDEFTHISSALNDMGSNIGKLINEVYLADLQKKEAELESLHAQINPHFLYNTLSSISRLARFGMLDKLQRMVMDLAKFYRLSLNDGRNIISVKNELEQAQAYVDIQKIKYDDRMQVTYDFEPEVVRYETVKLILQPFIENVLEHAWTGDYIHIRITAKLLEDALEFKIIDNGVGFPPGRVLDNTGGQDLTNAGYGIRNVDQRIKLHYGSEYGVTLFSRAGIGTTVRIVIPLVKRTVAEGRNKTLM, from the coding sequence ATGGCGGGGAAATTCGAACGAATACGGGTCAAGATACCTTTCGGATACAAGTTAATGTTTTCGTACTGCGTATTTATCATTATACCGGTGCTGCTTGTCGGTCAGATTGCGAATCAGGTCTTCGTGAAGTCCACCCGAGAGCAGACGTATAACAACATTCAGGGCACGCTTCATCAGATGAGCGAGAACATATCGTATAAGATGGAGGACATGATCCGGATATCGGATATGCTTTATTTTGATACGACCTTTAACAGCCGTCTGCGTTTTACCGAAAGCGCTTGGATAAGCTATGACACCACGATCAACGTGCTGATTCCGAAGCTGGAGACCGCGGTAAGCACCGCGAACCGAAGGATCTGGTTATCGATCTACCTGCGCAACGACGACCTTAGGGAGATCTATGACAGTTATACGTATACGGACCCGCTGGACTCCAACAAACGTCTGTTTGATATTTATCAATATGACAGGCTGGAGGAACGGTCCTGGTATAAATTATATCCGAAGGAAGAAAATTACGGCGTAACCCTGCAGTGGAAGCAGATTGAGGACGATGTGAGCAACGGACGCATATCCTTGCTGCGGCGGCTTGTGGATATCAGTTCGACCATCAAACCGCAGGAGATCGGGTTCATGCGGATGAACGTCAGTATGACGGACCTGTTTGAAAGCATGGATTACAAGAAGATCGGTGACGGGACCGCATTGTATTTATCGGATGCACAGGGCCGGGTCGTTCTTTCATCAGGGGGAAAATCCACCAACGTTTTCAAGGAGAAGGAACTTCGCAAGAACGGGGACCTTCTGATTCGGAAGCCCATTCCCCAGCTCGGCTGGGATTTGATTGCCGTCGTGCCTGCTCAAATCGTGGAAAAAGACACGGTCAAAATACGTAATCTAACCTATCTGATCTGTCTGATCTGCATCGGTATCTTCTTCGTGGTCAGCATCGTGGTCTCCAGATATTTCAGCCGCCGGGTGTCCAAAATCGTATCCGTGCTGGACTCGTTCCAGGAAGGCGAATTCCATAAACGGGTATCCTTTAAGGGGAATGATGAATTTACGCATATTTCCTCAGCCTTGAACGATATGGGCAGCAACATCGGCAAACTGATCAATGAGGTGTATCTGGCCGACCTGCAGAAAAAGGAAGCAGAGCTGGAGTCGCTGCACGCGCAGATTAATCCGCATTTCTTATACAATACCCTATCCTCCATCAGCCGCCTCGCGCGGTTCGGGATGCTGGATAAACTGCAGCGCATGGTAATGGACCTGGCGAAGTTTTATCGTTTGTCGCTCAACGACGGCCGGAACATCATATCCGTGAAGAATGAATTGGAACAGGCCCAAGCTTACGTGGACATTCAAAAGATTAAATACGACGACCGGATGCAGGTTACTTATGATTTTGAGCCCGAGGTGGTCCGGTATGAAACCGTGAAATTGATTTTGCAGCCGTTTATCGAGAATGTGCTCGAGCATGCGTGGACCGGAGACTATATTCATATCCGGATCACGGCCAAATTGCTGGAAGATGCTTTGGAATTCAAAATCATCGATAATGGCGTCGGTTTCCCGCCCGGCCGCGTGCTGGATAATACAGGGGGACAGGATCTGACCAATGCGGGTTACGGCATACGAAACGTAGATCAACGGATCAAGCTTCACTACGGCAGCGAGTATGGGGTCACGTTATTCAGCCGCGCCGGCATCGGGACAACGGTAAGAATTGTCATACCGCTGGTGAAGCGAACCGTAGCGGAAGGACGCAACAAAACGCTGATGTAA
- the aroF gene encoding 3-deoxy-7-phosphoheptulonate synthase encodes MIVITSNQISEEQVQHIVTEIEKEGLQAHVSKGADRTVIGLIGSVNPKLAEHLRQMKGVENVVKISKSYKLASRDFHPDDTVIDIKGTKIGGGNLVVMGGPCAVESAQQIDEIAQLVKAAGGQVLRGGAFKPRTGPYSFQGVGVEGLIMMAEAGQKHGLLTITEVMTPEYVDICAEYADILQVGTRNMQNFDLLRKLGTCGKPVLLKRGFSATYDEFLNAAEYILAGGNPNVMLCERGIRTFETYTRNTLDLSAIPVLQGLSHLPVISDPSHGTGRRELVEPMSKASVAAGADGLIIEMHTDPDNSMTGDGVQSLFPDQFAALLKDLEKLAPLVGKSFATAKAEELCHGQSACF; translated from the coding sequence ATGATCGTCATTACATCCAATCAAATATCAGAGGAACAAGTTCAGCATATCGTTACCGAAATTGAGAAGGAAGGGCTCCAGGCTCACGTATCGAAGGGGGCGGATCGCACGGTGATCGGCCTGATTGGCAGCGTGAACCCGAAGCTTGCGGAGCATCTTCGCCAAATGAAGGGCGTAGAGAATGTAGTTAAGATCTCCAAGTCCTACAAGCTTGCCAGCCGTGATTTCCATCCGGATGATACGGTGATCGATATTAAGGGAACCAAGATTGGCGGCGGCAATCTGGTTGTCATGGGCGGCCCATGTGCCGTCGAATCCGCGCAGCAGATTGATGAAATTGCGCAGCTGGTGAAAGCAGCAGGCGGGCAAGTGCTAAGAGGGGGCGCATTTAAGCCTCGTACGGGTCCATACAGCTTTCAGGGCGTTGGCGTCGAAGGTCTGATCATGATGGCGGAAGCCGGGCAAAAGCATGGCCTGTTGACCATTACAGAGGTGATGACGCCCGAATACGTCGATATCTGCGCGGAGTACGCCGATATTCTGCAAGTGGGCACCCGCAACATGCAAAATTTCGATCTGCTTCGGAAACTTGGCACCTGCGGCAAACCGGTTTTGCTGAAAAGAGGTTTCAGTGCAACTTATGACGAATTCCTGAACGCAGCGGAATACATCCTGGCCGGCGGCAATCCGAATGTCATGCTCTGCGAACGCGGAATCCGAACATTCGAAACTTATACCCGGAATACGCTGGATTTATCTGCCATTCCTGTTTTGCAAGGATTGAGCCACCTTCCGGTCATCTCTGACCCGAGTCACGGAACGGGCCGGCGCGAGCTGGTCGAACCGATGTCCAAGGCATCCGTCGCGGCCGGAGCCGACGGTCTTATCATTGAAATGCATACGGATCCGGACAACTCGATGACAGGCGACGGGGTCCAATCCCTGTTCCCGGACCAATTCGCCGCACTGCTTAAAGACTTGGAGAAGCTGGCTCCATTGGTAGGGAAGAGCTTTGCCACGGCCAAAGCGGAAGAGCTTTGCCACGGCCAAAGCGCCTGCTTCTGA